Proteins from one Falco naumanni isolate bFalNau1 chromosome 10, bFalNau1.pat, whole genome shotgun sequence genomic window:
- the TMEM86A gene encoding lysoplasmalogenase-like protein TMEM86A, translated as MVSPVTVVKSEGPKLVPFFKATCVYFVLWLPTSSPSWFSALIKCLPIFCLWVFLLAHGINFLVSHRSASRILAGLIFSAVGDAFLIWQEQGYFIHGLLMFAITHILYSSAFGMKPLDLKAGLLMGLVSSSCYAFLYSYLSGPFTYLVAVYIALIGFMGWRAVAGMQLCNDLWTWTKLSACIGAMLFMVSDLTIALNKFCFPVPYSRFIIMATYYAAQMLIALSAVESRDEEDFRKRS; from the exons GTGAAGAGTGAAGGCCCCAAACTGGTGCCCTTCTTTAAAGCCACTTGTGTCTATTTTGTTCTCTGGCTGCCAACTTCCAGCCCCTCCTGGTTCAGTGCCCTCATCAAATGTCTGCCCATCTTCTGCCTGTGGGTTTTCCTTCTCGCTCATGGAATTAACTTCTTAGTGTCACACCGGAGTGCCAGTCGCATCCTAGCAGGACTCATATTCTCAGCAGTGGGAGACGCCTTTCTCatctggcaggagcagggctaCTTCATTCATG GTCTGCTGATGTTTGCCATCACACACATCCTGTACTCCTCAGCCTTCGGCATGAAGCCTTTGGACCTCAAAGCTGGCTTGTTGATGGGCCTTGTCTCCAGCTCCTGTTATGCCTTCCTGTACTCCTACCTCTCGGGCCCATTCACATACCTGGTAGCTGTCTACATCGCCTTGATCGGCTTCATGGGCTGGCGAGCAGTTGCCGGCATGCAGCTGTGCAACGACCTCTGGACATGGACCAAGCTGTCAGCCTGCATCGGTGCGATGCTGTTCATGGTGTCAGATCTGACCATTGCACTTAACAagttctgctttcctgtgcCCTACTCACGCTTCATCATCATGGCTACTTACTATGCAGCCCAGATGCTTATTGCACTGtcagctgtagagagcagagATGAAGAGGACTTCAGAAAGAGAAGTTAG
- the IGSF22 gene encoding LOW QUALITY PROTEIN: immunoglobulin superfamily member 22 (The sequence of the model RefSeq protein was modified relative to this genomic sequence to represent the inferred CDS: inserted 10 bases in 7 codons; deleted 4 bases in 3 codons; substituted 6 bases at 6 genomic stop codons) encodes FSPIKEVVSRKSSPXLESFSMVTCFFKILAGESIPEFVEKPCLLTASRCHIHSPLPQPMWSFCFLLSLWFFFHYNLNAFTVMIPINYKCVVSNTHTDAIYTVSLIITKGSGPVTSGRLKLLKVTERQTAAFGMHLQKKVQNFSWKFSGKELKWDDDYEIIPSGDGLAHTVKTKGVQSSDFKELVQTGDPAQNTLLFVDHNPKPGISPAQEPMLYPAKTKPTVLICKVLAGTHHFFLPTSSPFPGILIQFVSNLRNTRVKKKGKACLECVLTSEGVMLKGVKNGXMIETSPKHTMKREGKRAELIITNAAELSDSGGCAAVVSYTRCCDPWDIGLQSAEDHVAETFATMYVCDFHALTGHSADLCVVLNDXKVEGICLASHHLPPFSLSQSLIFGVITFAARSVTVRTTHTANIKVPFEAKPVPKVTWFKDGIAVAEAVMEKASDCVIIKTAHTGDKPKSPQGKAEFLQTWGKCKMRWKAPEGNGXKQVTLSGIERRMAGKKLWIQVGAESNYTTFAVAKVEEGKEFRMHAISREXLIKPLETEEVFAGEPIKHLRRVSQPQVVDVRKEAVTITWNFPAWDRGSPVQGYIIEKKKGTNLYIPITKEPVQGTRFKRMVFGRIHSEFHVIAVNHTGLGLSEELWIHLHKHRPVGAVACQSSPAVTEPPGLLKVVDFSNSSISLAWQEPDQGDMLLGYVLEVXAEDTKKRTKCTKIPLSSTTYTVGGLQEXKYDFXTXAVNEVSMGEAVEGRNSSNVTLKHDMQYPSRWNSHLSAVTFCWTCNCLIISQEIQTFMSEYTPRCTGGSCTHGCPFYAQGHGFCYHPSQETEHYSYTFVLASPPPPVMWQNKAYQQEGGGQEPFPVLTKRSVSDLYQIILKRSYKEALYDVQMQVAGTVFLDFPSPHTYLQLVGEFPNTVTLNHSSDVEDXDCGVLKCDVGTATWXPATEKVYSTKYTATGLLPGRKHFXVIVRSDTGDADPLDPQEQWCISEDRCQRKNSVIPKLFGFVLVQEKIVLMVLALCLHVGVCNRQCSAKQPTVTLPSAECFDFNMEHPRKDCSSHSIAPVRNHSTGHGNNHTMSCTFISNPXPTVTLYKGNISITSKSKLWFDSTNSICLLMVPTTWTYRLMICGKSDLQPLQFVGGDSFQVESLMHSSLKPQFQARAGGHSPSPREKDDKGLLDIPTENFQKSKHKM; translated from the exons ttttccccaatcaAAGAAGTTGTTTCTAGGAAGTCTTCTCCCTAATTGGAGTCTTTTAGCATGGTAACCTGCTTCTTCAAGATCCTTGCTGGAGAAAGCATTCCTGAATTTGTGGAGAAACCTTGTCTACTGACAGCATCAAGG TGCCATATCCACTCACCACTGCCCCAGCCTATGtggagcttttgctttttgctttctctgtggttttttttccattacaatcTGAATGCTTTTACTGTGATGATACCGATTAACTACAAGTGTGTAGTGTCCAATACCCACACTGATGCCATCTATACAGTATCCTTGATCATAACTAAAGGTA GTGGGCCTGTAACTTCTGGCAGACTGAAACTACTGAAAGTGACTGAAAGACAGACAGCAGCATTTGGAATGCACCTGCAAAAGAAAGTGCAAAACTTCAGTTGGAAGTTCAGTGGGAAAGAGTTGAAGTGGGATGATGACTATGAAATTATCCCATCTGGCGATGGGTTGGCCCACACTGTGAAAACTAAGGGCGTTCAGTCCAGCGACTTTAAAGAGCTTGTTCAGACTGGAGATCCAGCGCAGAATACTCTGCTCTTCGTTGATCATAA TCCCAAGCCTGGAATCTCTCCTGCACAGGAGCCCATGTTGTATCCTGCAAAGACAAAGCCAACTGTTTTGATTTGTAAGGTGCTTGCTGGTACGCACCATTTTTTCTTGCCaacctcttcccctttcccaggcATTCTAATTCAATTTGTCAGCAATCTCAGGAACACCCGAGtcaaaaagaagggaaaagccTGCCTGGAGTGCGTGCTGACTTCTGAAGGTGTCATGCTGAAGGGGGTGAAGAATGGATGAATGATTGAGACATCTCCTAAGCACACCATGAAGCGTGAAGGGAAGAGAGCTGAGCTCATCATCACTAATGCTGCTGAGCTGAGTGACTCAGGAGGTTGCGCAGCCGTTGTGAGCTACACAAGATGCTG TGACCCATGGGACATTGGGCTGCAGTCTGCTGAGGACCATGTGGCTG AGACATTTGCAACCATGTATGTGTGTGACTTCCACGCTCTAACTGGGCATTCTGCTGACCTCTGTGTTGTCCTGAATG GCAAAGTGGAAGGAATATG TTTGGCTTCTCACCACCTACcacccttctccctctctcagTCTCTGATTTTTGGAGTAATCA CTTTTGCTGCACGCAGCGTTACTGTGAGAACTACGCATACAGCAAACATCAAGGTGCCTTTCGAGGCAAAGCCAGTGCCCAAAGTCACATGGTTCAAAGATGGCATTGCGGTGGCAGAAGCAGTGATGGAGAAGGCCAGTGACTGTGTTATAATCAAAA CTGCTCACACTGGAGACAAACCAAAATCCCCACAGGGGAAAGCAGAGTTCCTGCAA ACGTggggaaaatgtaaaatgagaTGGAAAGCACCCGAAGGTAATG GAAAACAGGTGACTCTGTCAGGCATCGAGAGGAGGatggctgga aaaaaattgtggatCCAAGTAGGGGCGGAGAGCAACTACACCACATTTGCTGTGGCAAAagtggaggaagggaaagaattcAGAATGCATGCCATCAGCAGGGA CCTCATCAAGCCCCTGGAAACAGAGGAAGTGTTTGCTGGAGAACCTATTA aaCATCTGAGACGGGTGTCTCAGCCTCAGGTTGTAGATGTCAGGAAAGAAGCTGTCACCATCACCTGGAACTTCCCAGCCTGGGACAGAGGTTCCCCAGTGCAGGGTTACatcatagaaaaaaagaaaggcaccAATCTTTATATCCCAATCACCAAGGAGCCAGTCCAAG GTACCAGATTCAAACGGATGGTTTTCGGGAGGATACACAGCGAGTTCCATGTAATAGCTGTGAACCACACAGGCCTTGGACTTTCA GAAGAGCTCTGGATTCACTTACACAAGCATAGGCCTGTGGGTGCAGTAGCGTGTCAGAGCTCTCCTGCTGTCACAGAGCCTCCAGGACTGCTGAAGGTGGTGGATTTTTCCAACTCCAGCATTTCCTTAGCCTGGCAGGAGCCAGACCAGGGGGATATGCTGTTAGGATACGTACTAGAGGTGTGAGCTGAGGACACCAAGAAACGGACAAAATGCACCAAGATCCCTCTTTCTAGTACCACTTACACTGTGGGAGGTTTGCAGG ACAAGTATGACTTCTGAACCTGAGCTGTGAATGAAGTTAGTATGGGAGAAGCAGTGGAAGGAAGGAATTCTAGCAATGTCACCCTCAAGCATGACATGCAGTATCCATCCAGATGGAATTCCCATCTATCAGCTGTTACTTTCTGTTG GACTTGCAATTGCTTAATTATTAGTCAGGAAATTCAGACTTTTATGTCTGAATACACACCCAG ATGTACAGGTGGCTCCTGTACACATGGATGTCCCTTTTATGCTCAAGGACATGGTTTCTGTTACCACCCAAGTCAGGAAACAGAGCATTATAGCTACACATTTGTCTTggcctccccaccaccaccagtgaTGTGGCAAAATAAGGCTTATCAACAAGAGGGAGGAGGACAAGAACCATTCCCAGTCCTTACCAAGCGATCAGTTTCTGACCTGTACCAGATTATCCTCAAGAGGAGTTATAAAGAAGCCCTTTATGATGTTCAAATGCAAGTTGCAGGTACTGTA TTCTTAGATTTCCCCTCACCGCACACCTACCTGCAGCTGGTTGGAGAATTCCCAAACACTGTGACCCTAAATCACAGCTCAGATGTAGAAGA TGATTGTGGTGTCCTGAAATGTGATGTCGGTACCGCCACATG TCCAGCCACAGAGAAGGTCTACAGCACTAAGTACACTGCCACAGGCCTGCTGCCAGGGAGGAAACACTTCTGAGTCATTGTGCGCAGTGACACTGGGGACGCTGACCCTCTAGATCCACAGGAGCAGTGGTGCATCTCCGAAGACAGATGTCAGCGTAAAAATTCA GTCATACCCAAGCTCTTTGGATTTGTACTGGTGCAGGAGAAGATCGTCTTGATGGTGCTGGCTCTGTGCTTGCATGTTGGCGTGTGCAACAGACAGTGCAGTGCGAAGCAGCCCACAGTGACTCTTCCCTCAGCAGAGTGTTTTGACTTCAATATGGAGCACCCAAGGAAGGACTGTTCTTCCCATTCCATCGCCCCTGTGAGGAACCACAGCACAGGTCATGGCAACAACCACACCATGAGCTGTACTTTCATCAGCAACC ACCCAACAGTGACCCTGTACAAGGGCAATATTAGCATCACATCCAAGTCT AAGTTGTGGTTCGACTCAACAAATAGCATCTGTCTGCTTATGGTCCCTACAACTTGGACCTACAGGTTGATGATCTGTGGTAAATCAGATTTGCAGCCGCTGCAATTTGTTGGGGGTGATTCCTTCCAGGTTGAG TCCCTGATGCACTCCTCCCTGAAGCCACAGTTTCAGGCCAGAGCTGGAGGGCATTCTCCTAGTCCCCGAG AAAAGGATGATAAAGGTCTCCTGGACATACCGACAGAAAATTTCCAGAAGTCAAAACACAAGATGTAA